agtGAGCTGTGAGCATCACTCATTCAGTATCTCTGTGCCCCATCGGGTCTACGAGTGTCTTGAAGGGACTGATGTCACTATGACGTGTCTTCAGTCTGGAGCCAAGGCTCATTCGACAGACAAGATGTGGAACACCTGGCTCTTCACAGCGCGCTCGCAGGAGCACTGCCCCAAGGGCAAACATCCTCGCGGGTCCGGTCACTCCAACCGCACACTGGGAGTGGAATACACAGGCATAGGCAACAAGTCTTTCTCCATCACCTTGCAGAAAATCAAGCACAGTGACCAGGGCAAATACTGCTGTCTGCTTATGGAATTTAACAAGCAAAAGGTGGAGCAGGGGGCCCGTGACTTCATCTACCTGAATGTGGTGCCATGTAAGTGAGCGAGGATAGAGGTCAGGTGTGATGTCTATGTTATCCCCTCTCTTCTTGTGTGATCTTAACATGTCACATTTCCACAGCGACGGGACAGGCTCACAATGGCAGTCTGAAGTGTTCGGAGTGGTCTCACACTCCTTCAGATGGTATGTTTAACGccacacacatataatacaacAGCTCCAATAAGTAATAAAACGTATGTAAATCATACTTTAGAAAATCTGTCAAAGTAGCATCTGTAATTGAATGATGCTATGGTTTTTCTGAGAACTAGCTTCCATTTTTGTTTTGGAGTTGTGGGAATAAGACATATGTAATGACCCAAtaataacttaaagggatagttcacccaaaaataaaaatcctgtcatcatttactcatcagagcttctttcttctgctgaaaacaaaagaagatattttgaggaacgcaagtaatcaaaaagttgttggactccattgactttcatagtatgaaaaaaaaaaaaaaaaatactatggaagtcaatgaggaccagaaagtgtttggttacccacattcttcaaaatatcttcttttgtgttcagcagcagAAACACATAGAGGTTTGAAACGACTTGAGTGTGAGTAATGTtgacaaaaatttcatttttgggtgaaatatccctttaattaaaATTCCCAAATGCAATTTCAATACTGAGTATTTAGTGAAGTAAAATCTATTGTTTCAATagataacatttattaaatgttttggtTGGTAGATGTGCTTGTGCTAGTTTTtctatatacagtaatatatgtAAACTGGCATCTTGTGCAACAGCAATCAAGCATTTTTTTAGTCTTGCTTCACTTAAGTGTGACTTCACTACTGATTCTTTTCTCCTTTCCACCAGTAacgtctcttttttttctttttcagactcGGTGGCTGAAGGTCTGGCTATCGCAGCCTGTGTCGCTTTCATTCTGTGCCTCCCGCTCATACTGATGCTGGTttacagacagagacaaacagtAGAGCGACACAGacgtgagtacacacacacacacccaacacGCACACTTAATCATGCACTGCTCACACACTTACTCTGACCTATATTGAATGCGAGAGAACACTGCACATGTCCTGCACTGCAGAGACAGCTGATGGGAGTACAGTAGCTGCACTTATTGTTTTAAAGAGACTGTGTTTCCTTTCTCAACCTTGAAccatttcctgttcctgttttTATCAGGTGCACACGAGCTGGTGCGTATGGACAGGTGAGTTTCCACAGTGACCAAAATACTCAGACTAAACAAgggattgtattttttttttgtatggtgacatgattttttatgaaaataaactaCATCTTCCTTCTAAATTCCCATTATTGAAATGCatccaaataattttttgaatTTTAATTATTCTCTATGttgattctcattactgtaatccAATTTTTGTTCtagaataaagtaaataattacTGTGACTTGGGGACAGTACAACAACTAATGTAATTtacacattaaataattatttattatataatgattttttattatttacgattttaaggatttttacaggaaaaattattaaaatgtactaAATGTTCATAAATTTCACAATGCAAAAACAGTATTAGTCCTAAAATTAggctaaatattatatatatatacacacattatgttttattttatgcacaatattatttattattagcagCTTTTGATTTTGGGatgatatttataaatgtataatctcactctctctctagtGAAGCACAGGCCCATGAGAACCCAGTGTTTTTGGGCGATTCTCCACAACCTAAACCCCGGACTGTATCCCAAATAATGACGAGGCAGTCATCTGAAACAGGACGCCACCTCCTGTCAGATCCCGGCACTCCATTCTCTCCAAACATACAAGGAGAATTGTTCTTTCCTTCACAGGGTatgactctcacacacacacacacacacacacacagct
This window of the Carassius gibelio isolate Cgi1373 ecotype wild population from Czech Republic chromosome B13, carGib1.2-hapl.c, whole genome shotgun sequence genome carries:
- the vsir gene encoding V-type immunoglobulin domain-containing suppressor of T-cell activation translates to MDVFCAVLLFVHLFSAVQVSCEHHSFSISVPHRVYECLEGTDVTMTCLQSGAKAHSTDKMWNTWLFTARSQEHCPKGKHPRGSGHSNRTLGVEYTGIGNKSFSITLQKIKHSDQGKYCCLLMEFNKQKVEQGARDFIYLNVVPSTGQAHNGSLKCSEWSHTPSDDSVAEGLAIAACVAFILCLPLILMLVYRQRQTVERHRRAHELVRMDSEAQAHENPVFLGDSPQPKPRTVSQIMTRQSSETGRHLLSDPGTPFSPNIQGELFFPSQGPIPESPNLMD